The following proteins are co-located in the Camelina sativa cultivar DH55 chromosome 12, Cs, whole genome shotgun sequence genome:
- the LOC104731157 gene encoding cysteine-rich receptor-like protein kinase 11 isoform X1 — MKQSSLFSILCFVLCVASVSAQQQCMNNGNFTPKSTYDSNLRQILSYLPSNVTTGDGFFYSGSIGKEPNRVFTRGMCIPVSTSDDCSVCIKTASDGLLRSCRNQEGAFTWPGEPILCHVRYSGTFFDDISTELYPRKVINNTGDINSNNQKEFTAIWEGLMGRMIITTSNAKSTPSSSSSYYTADVAALTPSQNIYALMQCTPDLTSHSRDCESCLRQNVGDCGQEQVCIVIRASCFFRWDLKKFSKAFENITLASPPPPPLQSDKRSKGAIVVFLVPIVVVVFIIVIFVLLARRYVGLCWRRKKTYQDFDFDQSGITTVDSLQFDLKTIKVATKKFSDKLGQGGFGEVFKGTLPNGIEVAVKRLSKASAQGEEEFKNEVLVVAKLQHRNLVRLFGFCLEGEEKILVYEFVPNKSLDYFLFVSDPTNHEKLDWRKRYNIIEGIARGILYLHQDSRLIIIHRDLKASNILLDADMNPKIADFGMARIFGMDQSGANTNKIVGTRGYMPPEYVMQGLFSMKSDVYSFGVLVLEIICGQNNRFFQQSDTTTENFVTYAWRLWKSESPLKLVDSSISDNFQNEEVTRCIHIALLCVQKDPKDRPTLSEILLMLTSDTIDLPDPQPPGFFFSNRRNQLREGLESSQCCSSETTLERVRR; from the exons atgaaacagagcagtttgttttcaatcctctgttttgtcctctgtGTTGCTTCAGTTTCAGCACAACAACAGTGCATGAACAATGGGAATTTTACACCCAAAAGTACTTACGACTCAAATCTCCGACAAATACTCTCTTATCTTCCTTCCAACGTCACGACTGGAGACGGCTTCTTCTACTCAGGTTCCATCGGGAAAGAACCAAACCGTGTCTTCACAAGAGGGATGTGCATCCCAGTATCAACTTCAGATGACTGTTCTGTTTGTATCAAGACCGCTTCTGATGGTTTGCTACGGAGTTGTCGTAACCAGGAAGGCGCGTTTACATGGCCAGGTGAGCCCATACTTTGCCATGTGCGTTACTCCGGTACTTTTTTCGACGACATATCTACAGAGCTATACCCGCGCAAGGTTATTAACAACACTGGAGATATCAACTCAAATAATCAAAAAGAGTTCACGGCGATATGGGAAGGTTTAATGGGTCGTATGATTATTACAACCTCCAATGCAAAAAGCACACCATCGTCTAGTAGTAGCTATTACACAGCTGATGTTGCAGCCTTGACACCTTCCCAAAATATCTACGCATTAATGCAATGCACACCAGATCTTACATCTCACTCTCGTGATTGTGAGAGTTGCCTGCGACAAAACGTAGGTGACTGTGGTCAGGAGCAAGTTTGCATTGTTATACGAGCTAGTTGCTTTTTCCGTtgggatttaaaaaaattctctaaggcttttgaaaatattacgttggcttctcctcctcctcctccactgcAATCTGACAAAAGATCCAAAGGTGCTATTGTGGTGTTTCTTGTTCCGATTGTTGTAGTAgtcttcatcatcgtcatcttcgTACTGCTTGCTCGACGATATGTTGGACTTTGCTGGAGGAGAAAGAAAACATATCAAGATTTCGATTTTGATCAAT CTGGTATTACAACTGTAGACTCCCTGCAGTTcgatttaaaaacaattaaagttGCAACCAAAAAATTTAGTGACAAGCTTGGTCAAGGAGGATTCGGCGAAGTTTTCAAG GGTACGTTACCTAATGGAATAGAAGTTGCAGTGAAGAGGCTATCCAAAGCATCAGCACAGGGTGAagaagagttcaagaacgaggtTCTTGTTGTTGCAAAACTCCAGCATAGGAATCTTGTTCGGCTTTTTGGGTTTTGtcttgaaggagaagaaaagatacTTGTTTACGAGTTTGTCCCAAACAAGAGCCTCGATTACTTCCTCTTTG TATCAGACCCTACAAACCATGAGAAATTAGACTGGAGAAAACGGTACAACATTATCGAGGGAATCGCTCGAGGGATTctatatcttcatcaagattcacggCTCATAATTATACACCGTGATCTCAAGGCCAGCAACATTCTCCTAGATGCCGATATGAACCCGAAAATTGCTGATTTTGGAATGGCCAGAATTTTTGGGATGGACCAAAGTGGGGctaatacaaacaaaatagtTGGGACACG CGGTTACATGCCCCCGGAATATGTAATGCAAGGCCTATTCTCAATGAAATCTGATGTCTATAGTTTCGGAGTCTTAGTTCTTGAGATTATATGTGGTCAAAATAACAGATTCTTCCAGCAGTCAGACACTACAACTGAGAATTTCGTCACATAC GCTTGGAGGTTGTGGAAAAGTGAGTCGCCATTGAAACTCGTAGATTCAAGCATTTCTGACAATTTTCAGAACGAAGAAGTGACAAGATGCATCCACATCGCGCTCCTATGTGTTCAGAAAGATCCAAAAGATCGTCCCACCTTGTCAGAAATCCTGTTGATGCTCACAAGCGATACCATCGATTTACCCGATCCTCAACCACCTGGATTCTTCTTTTCAAATAGACGCAACCAATTACGAGAGGGCCTCGAGTCTAGCCAATGTTGCTCTAGTGAAACAACATTGGAAAGAGTTCGACGTTAG
- the LOC104731157 gene encoding cysteine-rich receptor-like protein kinase 11 isoform X2: MKQSSLFSILCFVLCVASVSAQQQCMNNGNFTPKSTYDSNLRQILSYLPSNVTTGDGFFYSGSIGKEPNRVFTRGMCIPVSTSDDCSVCIKTASDGLLRSCRNQEGAFTWPGEPILCHVRYSGTFFDDISTELYPRKVINNTGDINSNNQKEFTAIWEGLMGRMIITTSNAKSTPSSSSSYYTADVAALTPSQNIYALMQCTPDLTSHSRDCESCLRQNVGDCGQEQVCIVIRASCFFRWDLKKFSKAFENITLASPPPPPLQSDKRSKGAIVVFLVPIVVVVFIIVIFVLLARRYVGLCWRRKKTYQDFDFDQSGITTVDSLQFDLKTIKVATKKFSDKLGQGGFGEVFKGTLPNGIEVAVKRLSKASAQGEEEFKNEVLVVAKLQHRNLVRLFGFCLEGEEKILVYEFVPNKSLDYFLFDPTNHEKLDWRKRYNIIEGIARGILYLHQDSRLIIIHRDLKASNILLDADMNPKIADFGMARIFGMDQSGANTNKIVGTRGYMPPEYVMQGLFSMKSDVYSFGVLVLEIICGQNNRFFQQSDTTTENFVTYAWRLWKSESPLKLVDSSISDNFQNEEVTRCIHIALLCVQKDPKDRPTLSEILLMLTSDTIDLPDPQPPGFFFSNRRNQLREGLESSQCCSSETTLERVRR; encoded by the exons atgaaacagagcagtttgttttcaatcctctgttttgtcctctgtGTTGCTTCAGTTTCAGCACAACAACAGTGCATGAACAATGGGAATTTTACACCCAAAAGTACTTACGACTCAAATCTCCGACAAATACTCTCTTATCTTCCTTCCAACGTCACGACTGGAGACGGCTTCTTCTACTCAGGTTCCATCGGGAAAGAACCAAACCGTGTCTTCACAAGAGGGATGTGCATCCCAGTATCAACTTCAGATGACTGTTCTGTTTGTATCAAGACCGCTTCTGATGGTTTGCTACGGAGTTGTCGTAACCAGGAAGGCGCGTTTACATGGCCAGGTGAGCCCATACTTTGCCATGTGCGTTACTCCGGTACTTTTTTCGACGACATATCTACAGAGCTATACCCGCGCAAGGTTATTAACAACACTGGAGATATCAACTCAAATAATCAAAAAGAGTTCACGGCGATATGGGAAGGTTTAATGGGTCGTATGATTATTACAACCTCCAATGCAAAAAGCACACCATCGTCTAGTAGTAGCTATTACACAGCTGATGTTGCAGCCTTGACACCTTCCCAAAATATCTACGCATTAATGCAATGCACACCAGATCTTACATCTCACTCTCGTGATTGTGAGAGTTGCCTGCGACAAAACGTAGGTGACTGTGGTCAGGAGCAAGTTTGCATTGTTATACGAGCTAGTTGCTTTTTCCGTtgggatttaaaaaaattctctaaggcttttgaaaatattacgttggcttctcctcctcctcctccactgcAATCTGACAAAAGATCCAAAGGTGCTATTGTGGTGTTTCTTGTTCCGATTGTTGTAGTAgtcttcatcatcgtcatcttcgTACTGCTTGCTCGACGATATGTTGGACTTTGCTGGAGGAGAAAGAAAACATATCAAGATTTCGATTTTGATCAAT CTGGTATTACAACTGTAGACTCCCTGCAGTTcgatttaaaaacaattaaagttGCAACCAAAAAATTTAGTGACAAGCTTGGTCAAGGAGGATTCGGCGAAGTTTTCAAG GGTACGTTACCTAATGGAATAGAAGTTGCAGTGAAGAGGCTATCCAAAGCATCAGCACAGGGTGAagaagagttcaagaacgaggtTCTTGTTGTTGCAAAACTCCAGCATAGGAATCTTGTTCGGCTTTTTGGGTTTTGtcttgaaggagaagaaaagatacTTGTTTACGAGTTTGTCCCAAACAAGAGCCTCGATTACTTCCTCTTTG ACCCTACAAACCATGAGAAATTAGACTGGAGAAAACGGTACAACATTATCGAGGGAATCGCTCGAGGGATTctatatcttcatcaagattcacggCTCATAATTATACACCGTGATCTCAAGGCCAGCAACATTCTCCTAGATGCCGATATGAACCCGAAAATTGCTGATTTTGGAATGGCCAGAATTTTTGGGATGGACCAAAGTGGGGctaatacaaacaaaatagtTGGGACACG CGGTTACATGCCCCCGGAATATGTAATGCAAGGCCTATTCTCAATGAAATCTGATGTCTATAGTTTCGGAGTCTTAGTTCTTGAGATTATATGTGGTCAAAATAACAGATTCTTCCAGCAGTCAGACACTACAACTGAGAATTTCGTCACATAC GCTTGGAGGTTGTGGAAAAGTGAGTCGCCATTGAAACTCGTAGATTCAAGCATTTCTGACAATTTTCAGAACGAAGAAGTGACAAGATGCATCCACATCGCGCTCCTATGTGTTCAGAAAGATCCAAAAGATCGTCCCACCTTGTCAGAAATCCTGTTGATGCTCACAAGCGATACCATCGATTTACCCGATCCTCAACCACCTGGATTCTTCTTTTCAAATAGACGCAACCAATTACGAGAGGGCCTCGAGTCTAGCCAATGTTGCTCTAGTGAAACAACATTGGAAAGAGTTCGACGTTAG